The following are from one region of the Ananas comosus cultivar F153 linkage group 20, ASM154086v1, whole genome shotgun sequence genome:
- the LOC109725550 gene encoding la protein 1-like — protein sequence MATVSLDESKAKNVLRQVEFYFSDSNLPRDNFLKKTVEESEDELVSLAVICSFSRMKTHLGLNAATKPDEVPEEMVLAVAEVLRKSSSLRVSEDGKRVGRSSELKLDEVIEQVDSRTIAAAPLPYDVKLEDVESFFAKLAKVNSVRLPRHVSDKRHFCGSALIEFSEEEDAKKVLMEKLSFAGAELEIKPKKDFDAEREKKRAEFEKTRSNKNSPHGSDSYPKGLIINFKVKSKSVDDMKGQSAEEKVNDNEEGPKDKAGEEKIPEGVDNNEKSSPDVEGDNEGKATEEAAQDRENNVAKGSTEESGDGKDVVTREDLKAIFEKFGTVKYVDFKIGEDSGYIRFDDPKAAVDARAFAVLENEGGLLVKNHIVTLEALTGDEEREYWNLLRGNQEKRYKENRSYRGRGGKNARGGRHFDGKRGRQADSAEKRPNKAQKVDVNA from the exons ATGGCGACCGTCTCCTTGGACGAATCCAAGGCCAAGAACGTTCTCCGCCAG GTGGAGTTCTATTTCAGCGATAGCAATCTCCCGCGCGACAATTTCTTGAAGAAAACCGTGGAGGAGAGCGAGGATGAGT TGGTGAGCTTGGCGGTGATATGTTCCTTCTCTCGGATGAAGACCCATCTCGGCTTGAACGCCGCCACGAAGCCTGATGAGGTCCCGGAGGAGATGGTGCTCGCGGTGGCCGAGGTCTTGAGGAAATCATCTTCTCTCCGGGTTTCCGAGGATG GTAAGAGGGTTGGTAGAAGTTCCGAATTAAAACTTGACGAGGTCATAGAGCAAGTAGATTCAAGGACCATCGCAGCAGCCCCATTGCCTTATGATGTTAAGCTGGAAGATGTGGAGTCTTTCTTTGCGAAGCTTGCGAAG GTTAATAGTGTAAGGCTACCACGCCATGTTTCTGACAAAAGGCACTTCTGTGGCAGTGCTCTGATTGAGTTTTCAGAAGAAGAGGATGCAAAAAAGGTTTTGATGGAGAAATTATCTTTTGCAGGAGCAGAGCTTGAAATAAAACCAAA GAAGGATTTTGATgctgaaagagagaaaaagagagcagAATTTGAAAAAACTCGCTCCAATAAAAATTCTCCACATGGAAG TGATAGCTATCCAAAAGGCCTGATTATTAACTTCAAGGTAAAGAGCAAGTCGGTTGATGATATGAAAGGACAAAGTGCTGAAGAGAAGGTGAATGATAATGAGGAAGGCCCCAAAGATAAAGCAGGCGAAGAGAAGATTCCTGAAGGTGTTGACAATAACGAGAAATCATCACCTGATGTTGAGGGTGACAATGAAGGCAAGGCTACTGAGGAAGCTGCACAAGATCGCGAAAACAATGTTGCAAAGGGATCAACTGAAGAGAGTGGCGATGGGAAGGACGTTGTTACAAGAGAAGATCTAAAAGCAATCTTCGAGAAATTTGGAACTGTTAAG TACGTTGACTTCAAAATAGGTGAAGACTCGGGATACATCCGGTTTGATGATCCTAAAGCAGCTGTAGATGCTCGTGCATTCGCAGTGCTTGAAAATGAAGGTGGCTTACTTGTGAAGAATCATATTGTTACCTTAGAAGCCCTTACTG GTGACGAGGAAAGAGAATATTGGAACTTGCTACGAGGCAACCAAGAGAAGAGGTATAAGGAAAACAGAAGCTACAGAGGGAG GGGTGGAAAGAACGCAAGAGGTGGGAGACATTTTGATGGTAAGCGTGGCCGGCAAGCAGATTCAGCAGAGAAGCGCCCTAACAAAGCTCAGAAGGTCGATGTTAATGCGTGA
- the LOC109725945 gene encoding transcription factor MYB36-like, whose protein sequence is MGRAPCCDKANVKKGPWSPEEDAKLKAYIEEHGTGGNWIALPQKIGLKRCGKSCRLRWLNYLRPNIKHGGFSEEEDRIICSLYISIGSRWSIIAAQLPGRTDNDIKNYWNTRLKKKLLGKRRESTHSRSLPVNQERSEEGVTGNNEGPSQTLSASALERMQLHMKLQGLYSPFSFYNNPALWPPKLGATNEIATNPTQQLSNCNAFVSANQTMAGNKVEMPRDISPYMQEHVDISKLGFPTSTNNVSIDNSNSNFLSTPNIIGLEAELQDLWDVEEESLEAQEEHRTTELDCFEEANGSKESMNWWDNINGSALHSDSMLQDVLGYDL, encoded by the exons atggggaggGCGCCATGTTGCGACAAAGCGAACGTGAAGAAGGGGCCGTGGTCGCCCGAGGAGGACGCGAAGCTCAAGGCTTATATTGAAGAACATGGGACTGGTGGAAATTGGATTGCACTGCCTCAGAAGATTG GGTTAAAGAGGTGTGGGAAGAGTTGCAGGTTGAGATGGTTGAACTATCTGAGGCCGAATATAAAGCATGGTGGTTTCTCCGAAGAAGAGGATCGAATTATATGTAGCCTCTACATAAGTATTGGGAGCAG GTGGTCGATAATTGCAGCACAATTACCAGGGCGAACCGACAATGATATCAAGAACTATTGGAATACAAGGCTGAAGAAGAAACTATTAGGAAAGCGAAGAGAATCGACGCACTCTCGAAGTCTCCCCGTTAACCAAGAACGCAGTGAGGAAGGTGTTACGGGGAACAACGAAGGGCCTTCGCAAACCCTAAGCGCATCGGCCCTCGAAAGAATGCAACTCCACATGAAGCTTCAAGGCCTATACAGCCCCTTCTCCTTCTACAACAATCCCGCACTGTGGCCACCAAAACTCGGTGCTACGAATGAGATCGCGACGAATCCAACGCAGCAGTTATCCAACTGCAATGCTTTTGTGTCAGCTAATCAAACTATGGCAGGAAACAAAGTCGAAATGCCTCGCGATATTAGTCCATACATGCAGGAACATGTTGACATCTCCAAACTAGGGTTCCCTACGAGCACCAACAACGTCAGCATCGATAACTCGAACTCGAACTTCTTGAGCACTCCCAATATCATAGGGCTCGAGGCCGAGCTACAAGACCTGTGGGACGTCGAGGAAGAGAGCTTAGAAGCGCAAGAGGAGCATAGAACGACGGAATTAGACTGTTTCGAAGAAGCAAACGGAAGTAAAGAGAGTATGAATTGGTGGGACAACATTAATGGCTCCGCTCTCCACTCCGATTCGATGCTTCAAGATGTTCTAGGGTATGACTTATAG